ATTAATTTAACACGCATTAAGCATGATAATGTGAAAACAGTATACGAATTATAAAAAATAAAACAAGGTTAAGACATGATATCAACATGTCTTAACCTTGTTTTTTAGTCGATTATATATTTTTATTAAAGTTACCAAGCACTTTAACATTAAAGTCCAGCGTTTTTAAAATAGTAATGACTTTTTTCATTTCGATTTCTTCAGCACTACAATCTGCTTGTACAAAGAAATGGTACATACCAAGTTGTGTTTTTAGTGGACGTGATTCAATCCAAGATAAATTAATATTAAACAAAGCGAAAGCATTTAAAATACTTGCTAGTAAGCCAGGTTTGTCTTCATCTGGTGTAATTAATAAAATACTGTCAGTTGCTTTTTCTGCATATTTTTCCTCTGCTGATAATACTAAGAACCTCGTCGTGTTATGTGGATAGTCTTCGATATGTTGTTGCAAAGCAATAACATCACTATTTGTTTCTTCTAATCCAATTGGCGCAATTGCAGCTGTATGTGCATCAATTTCTTCAAGACTTTGAACGGTACTATCAGAATAACGATATGTAAAGTTGTGTTCTTTAATAAACTTTGATGTTTGGTTAACTGCAGGAGCGATAGAGACAACTTCTTTAATATCTTCTAATCGAGTTCCTTTATGTGCATACAATGAAAATGAAATATCTAAATGTAATTCATCGATGACATGAACGGTTTGTGCTGTTAAAGCATCAGCAATAATATTGATTGTACCTTCAATTGAATTTTCAATCGGTGCAATCGCGATATTTTTTGGATCTGATTCAACTGCTTTAACAACTTCGTATAAATTTGATTTTGGAATATATTCATCAATCGTTGTGGCGCTGTAGTTTAAGGCTGCCATATGGGAGAAAGTCCCTTTAGGTCCTAAATAGTATAATTTCATAAACGACTACCTTTCTAATGGAATGGACATACATTTTGTTTTTTCTTATATAAAAAGTTAGGACTTCTCATTTCATTATCATAGCCTTTATGATAATTGTGTACAAGTGATGGGGAAAGTGGTGGTGCTAACCAACTCCATTTTCCTGTTACTTTTCGATTTAATTTAGATTCGTTTTCTTCGAATTTCATGAATTGTTTTGATGCAGTGTAGTGATCAACAATCGAAACACCTGATTGTTTGAAAGAGTGATATACAGCATAGTTAAATTCAACTAAAGCTCTATCTCTCCAGTAACTTGATGTTTGTGTCGTATCTAAATGGAATGCTGTAGCAATATCTCGTAATTTATTGTAGCGATATTCGTCCGTAAAGTTTCGGACACCAATTTCTGTCTCCATATACCAACCGTTAAATGGGGCAGTATGGTAATACAATCCGCCAATTTCTAAATCCATGTTCGAAATAATAGGGACAGCGTACCATTTTAAATTTAACTTTTCTAAATCAGGATATTGATCATGTGTGATTTGAACTTCTTTGATGATAACAGTTTTGTAAGTATGGTATTTAAAAGTTTGATTTTTTATACGATAAGCTAATGGCAGAATATCAAATTCAGTCCCTTGACCTTGCCATCCTAAATGTTGAGCAAGTTGGGTGAACTTTTTAGACTTTGGATCACCTATATGGTTATACCCTGCATATCTAATCAATTGTTCGTTCATTATTTCAAAGTGGTTCGAAAAAATAGAAATCATTGGTTTGATTTTCCCGCCATTTGTAGCAGTTTCAATATGATCTTCAATTGCATTTATAAATGATGATTCTGAGTCAATGTGTCTTAAATCTCTAACGATTAATTTATCCCAGAAAAATCGACCAATACATCTATTTGAATTTCTCCATGCGACTTTTGCACCATATTCAAGTTCTTCTGTCGTATGCGTGTATGTGCCAGTTTGAGAAATTTCTTTCTTTATTTCTTGAATTCTCGATTTCGTTTTATTTTCATTAATATTCAATGCTTGATGCATTTCTATAATAAAAGCAGTCGCTTTATCTTGTAACATATGAACACCTCTATGTACTAGTATAAGCGACTGTTATTATTTGACAATATATGAATTGTGACAAATTACCAATGATTAATATCTTTACGTTCACCTTTGAAGTTGCCTTTTTTATGATGTCTTTCACTTAAAACGGCAATGACATCTTCATAAGCAACACCTCTGTTATGAAGCAATACAAATAAGTGATAGAGCACATCTGCAACTTCATTTGCGAGTTCAACATTATCTTGTTTCATAGCTGCAATAACAACTTCAAATGATTCTTCACCATATTTTTTAGTGATTTTTTCAATACCTTCAGTTAATAAATAATTAGTATAAGAATTTGGATTTCCTGATTGTACACTTTCTTGTATAGTTGCTTCTAATTCTGAAAGTGAATATGGCGTTGGAGTATTAAAACAACTTTGTGAACCTGTGTGACAAGTAGGGCCATCAGGATCGACTTGAATTAATACAGTATCTTGATCACAATCAAGTTTTATATCAATCACATGTTGATAATGTTTAGAAGATTCTCCTTTTTTCCAAAGACGATCTTTACTTCTTGAATAGAACCAACATACTTTGTCTTGAAGTGTTAATTCATAGGCTTCTTGATTCATATAACCTAACATAAGTACTTGACCAGTTTGATGATGTTGAAGTATAGCGGGTATTAAACCCTTTGAAAAATCAGGTGTCTCATTACTCATCTAACCATCACTCCTTCATTTGATAAATGTGATTTAACTGCTTGAATCGTCGTTTCTTTGTCGTGAAAGATACTTGCTGCTAATCCAGCTGACACGTCAGTCTCTTTAAATAAATCGACAAAATGTTGACTATTACCGCCACCACCAGAAGCAATGACAGGAATACTTACGCGTTTATTAATTTCAGTCAATAGTTGATGATCAAACCCTTGTTTAACACCATCGAAATCCATACTCGTTACTAACAATTCACCAGCGCCTAATTGTTGAACGTCTTGTACCCAATCTAGTACACGAATATCTGTACGCTGTTTTCCACCATGCGTATAGCAATACCAATCTTGATGTTCTTCTTCCCATTGTGCATCAATTGCGATACAAATACATTGCTTACCAAATTTATCACTTGCTTCTTTAATAAATTGTGGATTTCGTAATGCACTTGAATTTAAAGATATTTTATCAGCACCATGATTTAATAGAGTTGATATATCATCAAGTGTGCTAATACCGCCACCGATTGTTAAAGGAATAAATAGTTTAGAAGCTGTTTCAGAAATAATATCTAACATCATTTGATGTCCATTTTCAGTCTTAGAGATATCTAAGAACACTAATTCATCAGCCGCTTCTTGATTATAATATTCAGCGAGTTCGACAGGATGTCCAATGTCTCTTAAACCTTTAAATTGGATGCCTTTCACGACGCGTCCGTCTTTGACATCAAGACAGGGGATGATTCTCTTTTTGATCATGAAAGTCCCTCCCAAAATGCATCTGTATTTGCAGCTTTACCTACAATTGCAGCGTGTACATTTAATTGGTTTAATTGTTCAATATCATCTGTGTTTCTAATGCCTCCAGATGCGACAACAGGTAGACGTGTGCTTTGAACCAATTTACCCGTCAATTCAAAGTTTGGTCCTTCCATTTTGCCATCTTTAGATATATCCGTATAAATAATGCCACCAAGTGGTAAATGATCGATTTTTTTAACAAAATCAAATAAGTTCAATCCTGCATCATCAATCCAACCGTTGAGTTTTATTTCTTCAACATAAGCATCAACGGATAAGTATATCTTATTAGGAAATTGACGACTGACTTCAGTTAACCAAGTTAAGTCTTGAATGCCTTTCGTGCCGACAATAATATATGAAATACCTTTATCAAAGTAAGATTGGATGGTATCCGTTGTTCTAATACCACCTCCAACTTCTATAGGTAATTCCGTTAATCCTACAAGTTGTTCTATATAATCAGATTCTGTTGGTTGTTGATTTTTTGCACCGATTAAATCGATGACATGTATTCTTGAGACTTGTTTATATTGTGAATAAAA
The Mammaliicoccus sp. Dog046 genome window above contains:
- a CDS encoding prephenate dehydratase; amino-acid sequence: MKLYYLGPKGTFSHMAALNYSATTIDEYIPKSNLYEVVKAVESDPKNIAIAPIENSIEGTINIIADALTAQTVHVIDELHLDISFSLYAHKGTRLEDIKEVVSIAPAVNQTSKFIKEHNFTYRYSDSTVQSLEEIDAHTAAIAPIGLEETNSDVIALQQHIEDYPHNTTRFLVLSAEEKYAEKATDSILLITPDEDKPGLLASILNAFALFNINLSWIESRPLKTQLGMYHFFVQADCSAEEIEMKKVITILKTLDFNVKVLGNFNKNI
- a CDS encoding nitric oxide synthase oxygenase, coding for MLQDKATAFIIEMHQALNINENKTKSRIQEIKKEISQTGTYTHTTEELEYGAKVAWRNSNRCIGRFFWDKLIVRDLRHIDSESSFINAIEDHIETATNGGKIKPMISIFSNHFEIMNEQLIRYAGYNHIGDPKSKKFTQLAQHLGWQGQGTEFDILPLAYRIKNQTFKYHTYKTVIIKEVQITHDQYPDLEKLNLKWYAVPIISNMDLEIGGLYYHTAPFNGWYMETEIGVRNFTDEYRYNKLRDIATAFHLDTTQTSSYWRDRALVEFNYAVYHSFKQSGVSIVDHYTASKQFMKFEENESKLNRKVTGKWSWLAPPLSPSLVHNYHKGYDNEMRSPNFLYKKKQNVCPFH
- the hisIE gene encoding bifunctional phosphoribosyl-AMP cyclohydrolase/phosphoribosyl-ATP diphosphatase HisIE gives rise to the protein MSNETPDFSKGLIPAILQHHQTGQVLMLGYMNQEAYELTLQDKVCWFYSRSKDRLWKKGESSKHYQHVIDIKLDCDQDTVLIQVDPDGPTCHTGSQSCFNTPTPYSLSELEATIQESVQSGNPNSYTNYLLTEGIEKITKKYGEESFEVVIAAMKQDNVELANEVADVLYHLFVLLHNRGVAYEDVIAVLSERHHKKGNFKGERKDINHW
- the hisF gene encoding imidazole glycerol phosphate synthase subunit HisF, which produces MIKKRIIPCLDVKDGRVVKGIQFKGLRDIGHPVELAEYYNQEAADELVFLDISKTENGHQMMLDIISETASKLFIPLTIGGGISTLDDISTLLNHGADKISLNSSALRNPQFIKEASDKFGKQCICIAIDAQWEEEHQDWYCYTHGGKQRTDIRVLDWVQDVQQLGAGELLVTSMDFDGVKQGFDHQLLTEINKRVSIPVIASGGGGNSQHFVDLFKETDVSAGLAASIFHDKETTIQAVKSHLSNEGVMVR
- the hisA gene encoding 1-(5-phosphoribosyl)-5-((5-phosphoribosylamino)methylideneamino)imidazole-4-carboxamide isomerase: MIEIWPAIDLIDSTSVRLTEGKYDSQESMPRTAEEAISFYSQYKQVSRIHVIDLIGAKNQQPTESDYIEQLVGLTELPIEVGGGIRTTDTIQSYFDKGISYIIVGTKGIQDLTWLTEVSRQFPNKIYLSVDAYVEEIKLNGWIDDAGLNLFDFVKKIDHLPLGGIIYTDISKDGKMEGPNFELTGKLVQSTRLPVVASGGIRNTDDIEQLNQLNVHAAIVGKAANTDAFWEGLS